The DNA segment TTAAGCTGGCAACAACCGATTGATGCTGGTGATACATCGTATCAATTAGCAACGGGGTTTTCATGTCGTAGTCAAGTGAAAAGGCTGGGGCAAAAACAATTGAAGCATCCTATACAGGCGTTGTTAATGCACCTGTAACCGATAATGGAACATAGCCAAAAAAAGCCCGGTTAAATTTAATTTAACCGGGCTTTTTATTTAATACTTTAAAGCGTTAGCTCATAAGTTTGTATAATTATTTATGTCCGTTCTTGATTATTTCTCTAGCCATTTGATCGGCGACAATACCCGTTGGTAAATCTTCCTGCGCCGCTTTTTCAAATACTTGCATTAACGTATTATAAATATTCTCAACTAAGCTTGTTGCTGTTTTTGCACAATACTCATCTTCGTAGATTTCTAGCGCCACATTGATGATACCACCAGCATTAATGACATAATCAGGTGTGTATAAAATGCCTAAATCTTTTAATACTTGATCATGACGTGCTTCAGCAAGTTGGTTATTGGCACAACCGGCAATAATTTTTGCTTTTAATTGTTTGATTGATTCATCATTAATACTTGCACCTAAAGCACATGGAGAATATACGTCAACATCCTGGCTATAGATGTCATCCAAAGCAACTACTGTTGCATCGAGCTCTTTAGCCGCTTTTTCAAGAGTTTGTTGATTAATATCTGTTACAACTAATTCTGCACCTTCAGCTTTAAGTTGTTCACATAATGAATAACCAACGCTGCCTAGGCCTTGTACCGCAACTTTGACACCTGATAACGTATCTTTACCAAGTTTAAATTTAACCGCAGCTTTAATGCCTAGCAGTGTACCGTATGCCGTGAATGGACCTGGATTGCCACTTTTTCCTTCAAGACCAGAAACAAAGTCGGTCTCTTGATTAGCAATAGCCATATCAGCTGTTGTAATGTTCACATCTTCAGCGGTGTAGTATCGACCGTTTAAATTGTTAACGGCGCGGCCAAATGCTTTTAATAACTCTTCTGATTTAAGTTGTTTAGGGTTTCCTATAATAACCGCTTTACCACCACCAAGCTTTAAGCCGGCCATAGCATTTTTATAAGTCATGCCTTTAGATAAACGTAAAACGTCTTTTAGTGCATCTGCATCGTTTGAATAATCCCAAAAACGACAACCACCAGCAGCTGGGCCTAAATTTGTATTATGCACAGCAATAATTGCTTTTAAACCTGATTGCTCATCTGAACAATAAACAACTTGTTCATGGTGATCAAAATCGACTAAATCAAAATAAGACACAGTTTTCTCCAATTTATAATCCGTTGCTAAAGTAATTATAACAACCAATTTCATAAGTATATTTTTGTGGACGCAACATAGCATTTTACTTGGACTAAACGCTAGTTATTTAGCAATAATTACACACAAACATTCGTTAAGAATTAGTTACAGCAAATTACTCAACGTATCTTTAAGTTATACTTGTCAAAACCCTTTTTTTCAGCGAGTATTGACTCAACCTATTTTGATGAGAAGTAAAATGTCAGAACAACTTAATTTAACCGAAGAGCAGCAATCTGCTTGGGTTCGTGAACAATACCTAAAAGCAACGAAATACTTGGCCGACAAAGGGGTAGTAACAGATAATGTAGCGCCTCAAGACAGTCGATACTTAGTGCCTATAGTAGCCGTATGGAAACTTAACACCATGTCAGATGGATCCGTATGGGTAATAAGTGGTGATTTGCCTTGTGATCATATTTCTACATCTGCAGCTGATAACGTAAGAGATGCGTTGCGTAATTTTTCGATGAAGTGGCAATTACAAGCTCAAAACATTGTGCAGACTGTTAACGATCAGACTCAGTTGGATTTTGCTAGATTATTGGTCAGTCGCGCAGAAGGGCTTTTTGAATTATGTGAAAAAGATGATATATGGCCAGAAGACTAAAGAGTATATAAATAAATCAGTGGGACAAATAGAAGCGTTTAAAGTTTATTTGTCCTAATGAACATGCCATGCGCTGTCTTGGCATGCCTGCTTCCATAAACACTGAACCGACCGGTTCAAACCCATGACGGGCAAAGTAATCAACAGCATCTAACGAACTGTTTATATACACTTCGGAAAGATTATTGTTTCTGGCAATATTGAGAAGGGCATCGATAACTTCTTTACCAACTGGAGACTTGCGTTTAGACATAACTACGCAAACTCTTGATATTTCACCTTGGTTGGTAATACGTCCTGTTGCAATAGGCTCTTGTGATCCTTGTTCAATGACTAATACGTGATAGGCTTTTCTGTCATGGCGATCAAACTCGACGTTATAAGGTATACGTCTTTCACAAACAAATACCTTTTCCCGTACAGATTTTAATTGTTGCTTCGCTTGTTTCCAATCAACAATATTTACTTGGTAAACCACAAAAATACATT comes from the Thalassotalea nanhaiensis genome and includes:
- a CDS encoding Leu/Phe/Val dehydrogenase, with translation MSYFDLVDFDHHEQVVYCSDEQSGLKAIIAVHNTNLGPAAGGCRFWDYSNDADALKDVLRLSKGMTYKNAMAGLKLGGGKAVIIGNPKQLKSEELLKAFGRAVNNLNGRYYTAEDVNITTADMAIANQETDFVSGLEGKSGNPGPFTAYGTLLGIKAAVKFKLGKDTLSGVKVAVQGLGSVGYSLCEQLKAEGAELVVTDINQQTLEKAAKELDATVVALDDIYSQDVDVYSPCALGASINDESIKQLKAKIIAGCANNQLAEARHDQVLKDLGILYTPDYVINAGGIINVALEIYEDEYCAKTATSLVENIYNTLMQVFEKAAQEDLPTGIVADQMAREIIKNGHK
- a CDS encoding DUF4826 family protein; this translates as MSEQLNLTEEQQSAWVREQYLKATKYLADKGVVTDNVAPQDSRYLVPIVAVWKLNTMSDGSVWVISGDLPCDHISTSAADNVRDALRNFSMKWQLQAQNIVQTVNDQTQLDFARLLVSRAEGLFELCEKDDIWPED
- a CDS encoding GNAT family N-acetyltransferase: MVYQVNIVDWKQAKQQLKSVREKVFVCERRIPYNVEFDRHDRKAYHVLVIEQGSQEPIATGRITNQGEISRVCVVMSKRKSPVGKEVIDALLNIARNNNLSEVYINSSLDAVDYFARHGFEPVGSVFMEAGMPRQRMACSLGQINFKRFYLSH